A region of the Bombyx mori chromosome 22, ASM3026992v2 genome:
TATACTGTTACAATACTTTGAGAATGCTGCTACCCATTCTGTAATGAATCCTTTAGCCGTAATTTTTGAAACCCACAAAAAGAGTTGGGAGTGTCATTACAGGCCTACACCAAAGGACCAAAGTTACTAAgacaaaaatgaatttatgaTAAGTCTAGTAAATTCATAATGTTTTCTGTTTATATGAGGAagtagattttttgtttttcagatTCGAAAATggtttgtttacaataaaatttattttatattatttacaatgtaTTAAAAATCTGATTAGTTACtgagtatattttattaaaaatgcgctacaaaatacatttaaaaaaattgcattagagatATTGTTGTTAGTGGTGGTGTCTATGGATCAGCCACCAGTGGTTAAGGCTTcagagtaactttttttttaacctaagctgatagccttgatagctcatgaggctcaaacctgacgacgaggctaacactaaccctagcaagagtattgctttgcagaatctaccaccagattggaAACACAACCCACAACCTActaagaagatccagcgagaaactcagtgggctgtgtttgtgggttaactATCTTGAACATGCTACACAGTATTAGTCTCATAGACCAGGTCAAAACATCAAGTCAATTAATTCTTTTCTGCCCTCAGGAAAAATCGTGATATCGACCAATGCTGCTCAACATGCATATAACATATCTGTCATAACAGTATCGGACTTGTTGCCAACTATAGTCCTCTCTGTAATAGCAAATTGGTTGCAGTAGAGCATAACATGACTGTGTTTAAGGACTGTTTAAAGTTGGTATCAATAATAAGGTACACTGTAATCAAcgagaatattttttaaggCAAATCATGGGGCGATAATCCTAATCCCTTAGTTTTGTCTATGTCTATAAATACCTCCCAGTAGCGAAACATTATAAAAGCCATAAGCAATATGTCTAAGACTCTCCGTGATGGTGCCATGTTAGACAAATATTGACATCCCGATGTATAACCACATTAGAagaaaatattctaaaaaaaattatatgttcaGATTGTGAAGTTCCTTGGCATTTATCCTATTACAACTCTTACATTTTCAAGGCATATACCACCTCATTTGAGATAATGTAGATGGTGCATCCTGTATGCTGATAAAAACTGTCTGGGTATGCCAAAAGAATATATTACCTGTATGTGGTGGATCGATAATGATCtgacaataaatataaatataaatataaactaacaatcacgccacgttaactggtcccgtgataagttcgtaaagaacttgtgttacaggtaccagataacggatataaatgtaagatttttattatacacatacatatatttaatatacatccataaccctggaaaagacatttatatttatcatacaaatatcttcccttggcgggattcgaacccgcgacccccttgtgtagtgaccatgtcacttaccactacaccagacggccgttatacaTGTAAGTACATGGTCCTTGTTTCTACCTAATCAATTGCATGAAACATTGATAAAACTCATAAAGAACTAATATCTCACAAATTACTTTACTTTTGCTTTTACACAGCACAGTAAAGCTGCAAACATACTAATTTTGAATTCGATATGAAATTTATGAATTGTGTAAATTTTTTACATACTAAATCGTAGTAGTATTACCAGAAACTCTTTTGCACAAACTATACAGCTGGGGCTCTATAGGCAGCAAACATTCATTCTTCAAATTCTCATTTCCGAagagttataaaaaaattaccaatgtAATCCAGTTTAACTTAGACTCCAGTCCAGATAATCTATTTACTACTGTGGGGTAGCCACAATAGATGGGTCACAGTGACCAGTGGGTTCAGGATGCCTAACCTTCCTAGCTAtcagtaataattaaaactttgaaTATTGAATCAGATGGGAAACGTCTCTTGACCCTTTGGCCTTTTACATATTACAGACAAAGCAGTCTGTCGCCCTCAAATTACTAGCAATCTCGAGTAGTTGCATTaagtcaaaataatttaaaccaaataaataatgatttatgTAATCTATACGTATGatactaaaatttaatgtttgctGTATTCAACTTACCTTCTGCAATCACCTTTTTTACTCTCAATTTCATGTTACCGATTTCGACAAATTGACCAACAAAATCATTTTCACTACCACCGTTTGCGCCACTTGAGCTGAAGTACCCCATTGCAGATTTAAAAACGctcattttgaaataaaaatttcttaTAAAGTCTAAATTAAggaaaaaagataaattaattaatcaacaCCCCGTGCTTGAATCCATTTTACAATGGCAGAAACAGTGAAATGTCAAATTCTGGTTTTGTTGGCAGAATTATAAAGTAGGCTTTTTTAGGgtgttttatgacctggtaactaagatctttaagccatgtcttattttaatttaaattcttatttttatgaaaaatgataatatggagtgaaaagAAATGAgatcaaatgaaatgaagatgattaactcgagacattaatcaattgggatgaaatgaaatgaaatgagataagatgatatgggatgaaatgtaatctcagtaaaatggtggtcatttattatgattttttcagtggacggattggaaaactaccattaagtaatggttaattacagagcataatgcgactcattGACgccaatgccgaattatgctgaagcttagttgagaattatgccgcataatgggCTTGATGTAAACTTCTTAGTTGAAATTATCAGCCATAAGTTAataagctaaataaataaaaaaatggatagATATCTCCGCCCTGAAAAGTTTGATATCGACCCGTCAGATAGCTCTAGTACGAGAGCTTGGATACATTGGCCTAAAACTTTCGAAAACTTCACTCTCGTGCAGAAGCCGACCGCTTCAGAAACAGATGCACAGTCGGTTCGTCCGCCAGAAAAATGGGACAGCATAAAGTTTCAACTTTTGGTAAACCATATATCACCAAATATCCACACATATATAAGCGAAGCTACGAACTACGAAGAAGCGATCACAATACTGCAAAAACTGTATGTAAAACCAAAAAATCTGATTTTTGCTAGACACATGTTAGCAACAAGGAAACAACGACCAGAAGAAAGTATTGACACATATTTACAAGCTTTGAAACTACTTTCTAAAGATTGTGATTTTGTGGCTGTTGAtgcagaaacaaacaaaaacgatAGCGTACGTGATGCTTTCATATCCGGTATATCATCGCATAAAATCAGACAAAGGCTTTTAGAAAACTTAACTTTAACACTTGATCAAGCTTACAACCAAGCACTCTCTCTAGAAACTGCAGAGATCAACTCTCAAAACTTCAATACTGTCTCTTTAAATGCTGTTGCTCCAAAAGAACCAACATTAGTCTCTTCGAAGTCACATACTCTGCACAACGAGACCTGCTCTTCTGTTAATAATCCTCGAcgacaaaaatgtttcttttgtGGGGGTCAAATACATCCTCTTAAGAACTGCCCTGCATTTGAAAAGACTTGTTAGCTCTGCAACAAGAAGGGGCACTTTGCCACTGTTTGTAGAAGCTCTTCTAAATCTACAAATTCTGTGGTAGTAGGTACTGAAGATCTTTCCGCTTGTATCACAGCAGCGTCACCTTCTTCATTACGTAAAGCTACTGTACCCGCTTATATTCGGGGAATAAGAGCAGAAGCACTTCTCGACACCGGCAGCTCCATCAGTTTTATAAATGACAACTTTGCAAGAGGTTAAAAAGAAAATCCTGCAATCAGACTATTTCTATGGCCTCTCTTAATTATACTTCACAAGTAGAAGGTCAAACTTGGCAAACCTTGAAAATCGGAAATCATAGATATGATAATGTGAATCTTCTTATCGTGAAAAATCTTTGTGCTGATATAATTATTGGCCATGACGTCCTCGAAGAACATTCATCGCTAGAGTTCTCTTTCGGTGGGCCAAAACATCCACTTCAAGTATGTAACGTAGCTGAAGCATCAGTACCAGCTGTACCGCTTTTTGCGAATGTATCTCCCAACTGCAAACCTATTGCTATAAAGTCTCGAAGGCACAACAAAGAGGATAGTGAATTTATTAAAGAAGAAATCAGAAATCTTATAGCAGAGGGCGTGATTGAAGAAAGTAAATCACCGTGGAAGGCCCAAGTACTAATAACAAAAAGCGAAACTCATAAAAAACGCCTTGTAATTAATCAATTACAAGGCGTTCTTCAGTAATCACTCTCAGACAATTAATCGTTACATAGAACTCGACGCGTATCCTTTACCAAACATTGAGGACTTAGTTTCGAAAGTGGcaaagaatatatttttcagCCTAATAGACCTAAAAAACGCGTACCATCAAGTACCTATACTAcccgaaaaaagaaaatttatcgCTTTTGAAGCACTGGGAAATTTGTACCAGTTCAGGCGTATTCCTTTTGGAGTAACAAATGGTGTTTCGAGCTTCCAACGAACAATCGATTGGATTATAAGAAAAGAGAAGCTTCAAAACACATATGCGTATCTTGATGATATAACTATTTCTGGCCGTACTCTTGAAGAACACGATCATAACTTAGAAAGTTTTATGAATGCCGCAAAGAAATACGGTTTAACACTGAGTATACAAAAATGCAAATTTTCTCAAAAGTCAATTAATATTCTAGGCTATAATATTCAAAACCACATAATTAAACCTGACAATGAGCGACTCAAGCCACTGATTAATTTACCTCCACCAAGCGATTTACCGACCTTAAGAAGGACACTCGGCATGTTCGCACATTATTCTAAGTGGATTCCAAAATTTTCTGAACGGATCCACTCACTTGCTAATACGACGATTTTTCCACTCGCAAGCGAGCAAATTAAATGTTTCGAAGGCTTGAAAAATGATATCGTAAAGTCTTCTATACATGCAATTGATGAAAATATACCTTTTACAGTGGAAACTGACGCTTCCAATCATTCCATTGCAGCAGTACTTACGCAAAATTCTAGACCAGTGGCGTTTTTCTCAAGAACGTTAAATTCAAGCGAACAAAACCATTCCGCCATTGAAAAAGAAGCGTACGCCATTGTGGAATCATTGAAGAAATGGACACATTTCCTTATTGGTAGACACTTTAAGTTGGTAACTGACCAATGCTCGGtttcttttatgtttaatatgaaacattcaagtaagataaagaatgaaaaGATTCAAAGATGGCGACTGGAACTTGCTGCTTTCAAATACGATATTATATACAAACCGGAGAAAGAGAACTATGCTGCTGATGCACTATCCCGAGTTTGTGCCACTGTAGAAACACGTACTGCAAAACTTTTCTCGCTGCATGAAGCTCTTTGTCATCCAGGGGTAACAAGAATGTTTCACTGGGTTCGCTCTAAAAACCTTCCCTATTCTATTGAAGAAGTCAGAACAATGACAAAATCTTGTCGAACCTGCTCTGaaataaaacatagattcttccGAAATACCTTTGATGACCAGAGGAAACTTGTTAAAGCGACGGCTGCTTTTGAACGCCTTAGCATAGATTTTAAAGGACCAGttccaacaaataataataacaaattcatACTTACCGTGATTGACGAATTTTCACGTTTCCCGTTTGCATTCCCATGCTCAGATGTAAGCTCGAAAACAGTGATTAAGCATCTTAACAACTTGTTTATGATATTTGGGATGCCTTCTTACGTTCAATCAGATCGCGGAACAGCATTTCTTTCTGCTGAAGTACAGGAATTTTTACATGTTCGAGGTATTGCCACTAGTAGAACTACAGCTTATAACCCTCAAGGTAACGGTCAAGTAGAAAAATTGAATTCTACTCTTTGGAGAACGATTCTTTTGGCGCTGAAGACGAAGAATCTTTCGGTAGAAAATTGGGAACAAGTATTACCACAAGCCTTACATTCAATCCGATCATTACTTTGTACAACCATAAATTGCACTCCACATGAAAGAATGTATAGACACCCTCGAAGATCTACAAACGGCACTTCTGTTCCATCGTGGCTTACAAATTCTGGACAAGTCTTGATGAAGAAATTTAATCGTACAAATAAATATCAGCCATTAGTAGAAGAGGTTGAATTGATACACAGCAATCCTGATTTTTCATACATTCGGCTTCCAGATGGCCGAGAAACAACAGTGTCGAATCATCATCTAGCACCATTGGGTTCAGAAAGGGTAGATCTGCGAATAGATAATGAACACACTATTGATTATCATAACGTCGCAGAACCACTTCCGGAAACAGAAGACCAAAACTTGGAGATTCCTTCATCTAATAAAACGGGACCTGTGGTACTTGATAATAACAGAGAGCTAGAGACAGAATTACCATCATCACCACCGCCGGAGCCAACACTTCGTAGATTTGGTCGCGTCCATAAAACGCCAGGATTTTTAAaagattatgttttaaaatagtgCGGGAGAATGATGTAAACTTCTTAGTTGAAATTATCAGCCATAAGTTGACGTCATTGTCAATCtgttttattcgttatttgtcaatgtacctaatgtaatcaaagcaaattttactgttaattttagcttattaaaaccttatatttagtaaaggttttctcttattacagggctcttgtgctgtaattggaaaacggccattTAGTTTTTTGAACCTGATAGCACCGATTAATAAAACAGCTTTTGTACTGGCCTAAAGGTCTAATagataccaggtcataaaattaaaaaaaaaaaagcttttgtaCAGTAAACCTGAGtctctaatatattaagtgtataatctatgaacctGAGTAAACCAAATCTATACGTCTGACTGtaaataattagtttattttcAACTTATCTGAACTCAAACCTTGTTTTTTACTATAGTATGATCATAAAAAGTTAACTTTAAGATACCAAAATCTTACTAATGTATATTTTgtgataaatattaattatgggCTTTGAAATCAAAAGGTTTCAAGGTGACGTCGATGAGGAGCTTATTTGTCCTATTTGTTCCGGAGTCCTCGAAGACCCGTTACAGGTAAATAATAGCAAGATGAGTGCAAAATATAACAAAAGTTGTGGTTAGAGTGACAATTGTGATGATTCCAGGCGCCTGCTTGTGAGCACGCGTTTTGTCGAGCTTGTATTACGGAGTGGATCAGTAGACAGCCTACCTGTCCTGTAGACCGGCAAACGGTAACCGCGAGTCAGCTAAGGCCAGTTCCAAGGATACTGCGCAACCTTCTGTCCAGGCGAGTGAATTTCTTTACTAGAATTTGTGAATTTACTGTCTTTTTGTAGGTCAAAAACTTAATTGTTTGACCTTTTATAACTATAATGTTTTCTTCTAGCCACTAATAtagtatttttcaatatttttatacctaAAAATTGAGTAGTAACTTTAGTAGTACTGTGTTTTGTACTTTAAACagtagtttaattaatttttagaaTGGAttatagtcaataataaaatgttcaaattcattttaaaattatggtAAACAATAGACTCTTATCAGAAAATATCCGCAAAAATAAAgtaatgaaaaaattttttcctTTTGATTATTATTCAATAGTAATTATTTAAGCTTTAGGTACAATAACCTTTATCTTAATTATGCAAAGAAAACAATTTcataatacacatttaaattGATTGCTACATTAACTGGAAATGATCTCGTCAACTGACCTAGTTATGTTGTCACCACATTAATAATCAGCACAAAACCAGTTCTCTGGTTACATAATAACATGGTCCTGGTTTTCTATTTATTAGTAACTATGGTCATTCCTGCCACATTGAGTTTTTACTTGAAGAAAAAACATGGATAACAAAAAACCTTTCATAACTAAAAAGGATTGTTTTTCCCTGAAAACTTTTCTTAAATTACTgcaaaattatgtttaaaattttaagtaattgGTTTAAGTGAAATTGCAATCAAAATGTGTTTAGaagagatttgtttgtttttaaatggtTTGGTTAAATGGTTTTAAATGGTTTATAGAAATATGGCCATATCAATATCCATTCAAGCTCATATTCCAAATTAATGTTATCACACTATGGAAACTAAAAATGGGTTTAGACGTGATCAAAGATGTAAAAACATACCAGGAATAcctattatatttgtatatttataatcaaTTGCCACATTGATTATGGAGTATCAAACACTTGATAGATTTTGCTGTGTTCATAATTATCAGGACCAAGCTTGCTTGAAAgctttatttagattttttttttttgtgcttgAAGGTGATTTAGTCTCTGAGTACTTTAACACTCTCTGTACACACTGTAACATCCAGATTCTTTTACATTGTCATTGTAGGTAgatgagcatatggcccaccttaCGGTAATTGATTGTTAGCATGGACATTAGCAATGCTGGTGGCACAGTCAAGTTATAGCTGATCGCTGAGTATCTCTAATTTGTTTGTGGACTGGAGTTCATTCCAGAGTCTTATGCTACATGGCATAAAAGATCTGTGGAAATGCACTTTTGATGAACACAGGAGTTCCAGATAGCATGGATGAACTCCGTTCCGGTGGCCAATGGCCACATCAATGATATGAATGAATGAGAAAAAATGAAACCTGAAATCTTTCAATAATGAAAGTTTTTACTTAATTAGAGTTTAACATCATAATCTTATTCAATTATGTTTTTCAGATTATGCACAAGTTGCGACAATGCTCCACATGGCTGTAATGCCATTTTAAAACTGGACTCTCTACCTAATCATTTAGTTGAATGTAAGTGTTGACTTTTACTATCCTTTTTAGAGTAGACCAGAGCATGCTATGGTATGCATcagaacaataatattttttattgctaatatgggtggacgagctcacagcccacctagtgttaagtggttactggagcctataaacatctacaacgtaaatgcgccactcaccttgagattgagttctaaggtctcaagtatagttacaacagctgccccgaccttcgaaccgaaacgcattactgcttcatagcagaaataggcggggcggtggtacctacccgtgcggactcacaagaagtcttacCACCTTCCTAAAATTATGCTATATGATGTACATACATCTATGTGGTTTGTAGAGTAAATTTGTAATGTTGGCTATTTATGTTTGATAaagtaatagaaaataaatgtaagaaaattaattaagacAAATAGGAATTAATACAAAagatattgtaataaaatatgtagtacAAAGATGATTTAGCtaacttatttaaaataatttttagagAATACCTCACCTCAAGAATTAGATTCATTTCAATTGCTtgtatattttcttatttatttttttctataaaaaatgaGAAGGAATCTGTTtccaataattttttatttataacaccaaAGCTTGTATTGACAAGCtactaaataaaaacgaaaagtaAATTGCTGGATAAACAGGGAAAGAACTAAACTGAACATTACTGAACTGTTTTGTCTTCATCTATAGACTATATCTTTAAAGGTGTACTTTAACTAAACTGCCTATCAtggaaatatgttttttaatagCCATATTTGTATACCAATTGTACTGTAGAGCTTGTCAGTTTTGTAAATCATACATAATTAtgataaggaaaaaaaaacaccaatatCCAATTATGATATGTGAGATTAGTTTATTGACACATTTCTAAGGCCCATTTCTAATAAGACACACTTTCATTAACTTATTCTTAAAAAGTCGTCTATttgtgtaaattattttatttattgtaatcgaaattgtaaaaaatataaaccataaataatttgtttctgTTATGAAATTATGTCCGTGTTTGATAATACATGGCTAATAAGATTAATCTGTCGAACAGGTGAATTTAATCCTAAACGACCAATACCTTGTGAGGCAGGATGTGGACTGGTGATACCAAAAGATGAATTAGCCCAACATAATTGTGTACGTGAGCTTAGAGCACTGATAGCCACTCAGCAGGGGAAGCTGAATGATTACCAGCAAGAACTGGCTGAACAGAGGCTCGTTATTAATGAGCACAAACGAGAATTGGCATTATTAAAGGtatgtttttttactatttgtagttttttcttaaataacaCATTCAATGTAGATTCTTTCTACCTACGTATTACCTACATAAAAAGAAATGTGAACTTTAacattatgttaatttatatttataaatatcagTTAACTTGTTAAAGTTTaaacataacaaacaataacTTGGTCTCCTTAAGTTAAAAAATTTCGATTAATCGAATTCTATAAAGCAACCATTAAAATGAGATGCGCAAATCTAACCACTTTTAAATCAGGAACATTTTCTTGAAGGAGTTCATGAGAGCGATGCGCGTGTCGAATCCAACGATGCGTGCATTGGCGGATCAGATGGAGCGCGAGGAGGTGGTGCGCTGGGCCAACTCACTGGCCAGGGCGAGGGTCACCAGGTGGGGTGGCATGATCTCTACTCCAGATGATGTTCTGCAGgtattatgtacattttttaataagatAAAAGTAATTCTctataatgtaagaaaaattcGTATCAGCTTGCATTATATACAGATCGCAACGCGAGTAGGTACATCGAATGTTTTAGGACTTTTCAAATAATACCTAATCTGGCCACATGGAATCTGGCCACATGGAATCATTGATTTTGAGTCTttgaaaaccaaaaaataagctataaaatacttacaaaaagCAAGCTCTATAATAACTCACtaatatactataaat
Encoded here:
- the LOC119630239 gene encoding uncharacterized protein LOC119630239 codes for the protein MDRYLRPEKFDIDPSDSSSTRAWIHWPKTFENFTLVQKPTASETDAQSVRPPEKWDSIKFQLLVNHISPNIHTYISEATNYEEAITILQKLYVKPKNLIFARHMLATRKQRPEESIDTYLQALKLLSKDCDFVAVDAETNKNDSVRDAFISGISSHKIRQRLLENLTLTLDQAYNQALSLETAEINSQNFNTVSLNAVAPKEPTLVSSKSHTLHNETCSSVNNPRRQKCFFCGGQIHPLKNCPAFEKTC
- the LOC101743736 gene encoding E3 ubiquitin-protein ligase NRDP1 isoform X2 yields the protein MGFEIKRFQGDVDEELICPICSGVLEDPLQAPACEHAFCRACITEWISRQPTCPVDRQTVTASQLRPVPRILRNLLSRLCTSCDNAPHGCNAILKLDSLPNHLVECEFNPKRPIPCEAGCGLVIPKDELAQHNCVRELRALIATQQGKLNDYQQELAEQRLVINEHKRELALLKEFMRAMRVSNPTMRALADQMEREEVVRWANSLARARVTRWGGMISTPDDVLQMMIKRSLSESGCPPHIIDDLMENCHERRWPPGLSSLETRQNNRRLYEKYVCKRVPGKQAVLVLHCDNTHVDEHMMVEPGLVMIFAHGIE
- the LOC101743736 gene encoding E3 ubiquitin-protein ligase NRDP1 isoform X1, yielding MGFEIKRFQGDVDEELICPICSGVLEDPLQAPACEHAFCRACITEWISRQPTCPVDRQTVTASQLRPVPRILRNLLSRLCTSCDNAPHGCNAILKLDSLPNHLVECEFNPKRPIPCEAGCGLVIPKDELAQHNCVRELRALIATQQGKLNDYQQELAEQRLVINEHKRELALLKEFMRAMRVSNPTMRALADQMEREEVVRWANSLARARVTRWGGMISTPDDVLQVMMIKRSLSESGCPPHIIDDLMENCHERRWPPGLSSLETRQNNRRLYEKYVCKRVPGKQAVLVLHCDNTHVDEHMMVEPGLVMIFAHGIE
- the LOC101743736 gene encoding E3 ubiquitin-protein ligase NRDP1 isoform X3, whose translation is MGFEIKRFQGDVDEELICPICSGVLEDPLQAPACEHAFCRACITEWISRQPTCPVDRQTVTASQLRPVPRILRNLLSRLCTSCDNAPHGCNAILKLDSLPNHLVECEFNPKRPIPCEAGCGLVIPKDELAQHNCVRELRALIATQQGKLNDYQQELAEQRLVINEHKRELALLKFMRAMRVSNPTMRALADQMEREEVVRWANSLARARVTRWGGMISTPDDVLQVMMIKRSLSESGCPPHIIDDLMENCHERRWPPGLSSLETRQNNRRLYEKYVCKRVPGKQAVLVLHCDNTHVDEHMMVEPGLVMIFAHGIE
- the LOC101743736 gene encoding E3 ubiquitin-protein ligase NRDP1 isoform X4, with amino-acid sequence MGFEIKRFQGDVDEELICPICSGVLEDPLQAPACEHAFCRACITEWISRQPTCPVDRQTVTASQLRPVPRILRNLLSRLCTSCDNAPHGCNAILKLDSLPNHLVECEFNPKRPIPCEAGCGLVIPKDELAQHNCVRELRALIATQQGKLNDYQQELAEQRLVINEHKRELALLKFMRAMRVSNPTMRALADQMEREEVVRWANSLARARVTRWGGMISTPDDVLQMMIKRSLSESGCPPHIIDDLMENCHERRWPPGLSSLETRQNNRRLYEKYVCKRVPGKQAVLVLHCDNTHVDEHMMVEPGLVMIFAHGIE